In a genomic window of Chryseobacterium sp. G0162:
- a CDS encoding transferase hexapeptide repeat family protein, which yields MNIYSYHGIRPIIKPSAYIHPQAVIIGNVEIGEEVYIGPNAVIRGDWGKIMIKDGANVQENCTLHVFPNIETILEESAHIGHGAIIHSGHIGKNCLIGMNSVVMDKAYIGDESIVGALAFVPANFRCEPRKLIVGSPAKIIRDVSDEMIHWKTEGTKLYQELAREGKEAILPCEPFTEYVQQIPTKIVDYSIWDDVK from the coding sequence ATGAACATCTACTCATATCACGGTATCCGTCCCATTATAAAACCTTCTGCCTATATTCATCCACAGGCAGTGATTATCGGGAATGTGGAAATTGGTGAAGAAGTCTATATTGGTCCGAATGCAGTGATTCGTGGCGACTGGGGAAAAATTATGATTAAAGACGGAGCTAACGTTCAGGAGAACTGTACGCTTCATGTTTTTCCGAATATAGAAACCATTTTAGAAGAATCAGCTCACATTGGACATGGGGCAATTATTCACTCCGGACATATAGGGAAAAATTGTTTGATTGGTATGAATTCCGTTGTGATGGATAAAGCTTATATTGGTGATGAAAGTATTGTTGGTGCTTTAGCGTTTGTTCCTGCCAACTTTAGATGTGAGCCTAGAAAACTGATTGTAGGAAGCCCTGCAAAAATAATCCGTGATGTTTCTGATGAAATGATTCATTGGAAAACAGAAGGAACAAAACTATACCAGGAATTGGCAAGAGAAGGAAAAGAAGCGATTCTGCCTTGTGAACCATTTACAGAATATGTTCAGCAAATTCCAACAAAGATTGTTGATTATAGTATCTGGGATGATGTGAAATAA
- the pcaF gene encoding 3-oxoadipyl-CoA thiolase produces the protein MNNVYIIDYVRTPISKLQGGLSEVRADDLAAIVIREVVARNPEVPVEEIEDVIFGCANQAGEDNRNVARMGLLLAGLPYKIGGETVNRLCASGMSAVANAFRSIAAGEGEIYIAGGVEHMTRSPYVMSKPSAAFGRDSQMYDTTFGWRFINPKMKEMYGVDGMGETAENLADMHQINREDQDKFALWSQQKATKAQESGRLAEEIVKVEIPQRKGDPIVFEKDEFIKPTSSMEGLGKLRPAFRKEGTVTAGNASGMNDGAAALILASEEAVKKYGLKPKAKILGSSVAGVEPRIMGIGPVEATQKLLKRLNLSLEDMDIIELNEAFAAQALAVTRSLGLQDDDARINPNGGAIAIGHPLGVSGARIIGSAAIELQKQDKKYALCTLCIGVGQGYAMVIEKV, from the coding sequence ATGAACAACGTATACATCATAGACTATGTCAGAACTCCTATTTCAAAATTACAGGGAGGATTATCAGAAGTAAGAGCCGATGATTTGGCAGCTATTGTTATCAGGGAAGTGGTTGCAAGAAATCCTGAAGTTCCTGTAGAGGAAATTGAAGATGTAATTTTCGGATGCGCTAATCAGGCTGGTGAAGATAACAGAAACGTAGCCAGAATGGGACTTTTATTGGCTGGACTTCCTTATAAAATTGGAGGAGAGACCGTAAACAGACTTTGTGCTTCGGGAATGTCGGCAGTAGCCAATGCTTTCCGTTCTATTGCAGCTGGTGAAGGCGAAATTTACATTGCGGGTGGAGTAGAGCATATGACACGTTCACCTTATGTAATGTCTAAACCAAGTGCCGCTTTCGGAAGAGACAGTCAGATGTATGATACCACTTTTGGATGGAGATTTATCAATCCGAAAATGAAAGAAATGTATGGGGTTGATGGTATGGGCGAAACTGCAGAAAATCTTGCAGACATGCACCAGATCAATAGAGAAGATCAGGATAAATTTGCCCTTTGGTCTCAGCAGAAAGCTACCAAAGCACAGGAAAGCGGAAGACTGGCGGAAGAAATTGTAAAAGTTGAAATTCCACAGAGAAAAGGAGATCCGATCGTTTTTGAAAAAGATGAGTTTATTAAACCAACCTCTTCTATGGAAGGATTAGGAAAACTTCGTCCGGCTTTCAGAAAAGAGGGAACGGTAACTGCCGGAAACGCTTCAGGAATGAATGACGGAGCAGCAGCACTGATCTTAGCCAGCGAAGAAGCAGTTAAGAAATATGGTTTAAAACCGAAAGCTAAAATTTTAGGATCATCTGTAGCAGGTGTTGAGCCAAGAATTATGGGAATAGGACCTGTAGAAGCTACTCAAAAATTATTAAAGAGATTAAATTTGTCTCTGGAGGATATGGACATTATTGAACTTAATGAAGCTTTTGCAGCGCAAGCTTTAGCGGTAACAAGAAGTTTAGGTTTACAAGATGATGACGCAAGGATCAATCCAAATGGAGGTGCTATTGCCATCGGTCACCCACTGGGTGTTTCCGGAGCGAGAATCATCGGTTCTGCAGCCATAGAACTTCAGAAGCAGGATAAAAAATATGCATTGTGTACCCTTTGTATCGGTGTTGGGCAAGGGTATGCAATGGTGATTGAAAAAGTATAA
- a CDS encoding PaaI family thioesterase, with amino-acid sequence MNPRQLADYMFNQDYFSQWMNIKMIEVKENYCLIEMPIKKDMINGLKTVHGGVTFAFADSALAFSSNNTGDAAVALNCIINFTKAGKEGDIFRAESILVNDTRKTAVYDIKITNQNNELIAKFVGTVYKIGKKVTEL; translated from the coding sequence ATGAATCCAAGACAGTTAGCAGATTATATGTTCAATCAGGATTATTTTTCCCAGTGGATGAATATCAAAATGATTGAGGTTAAAGAAAACTATTGCTTGATAGAAATGCCTATCAAAAAAGATATGATTAACGGACTTAAAACCGTTCATGGAGGAGTAACGTTTGCTTTTGCGGATTCTGCACTGGCATTTTCTTCTAATAATACAGGAGATGCAGCTGTAGCTTTAAACTGCATCATCAATTTTACAAAGGCAGGAAAAGAAGGTGATATTTTCAGAGCAGAAAGTATTTTGGTGAATGATACCAGAAAAACAGCAGTTTATGATATTAAGATCACTAATCAAAACAATGAGCTGATTGCTAAGTTTGTAGGAACAGTATATAAAATCGGGAAAAAAGTAACAGAATTATAA
- a CDS encoding 3-hydroxyacyl-CoA dehydrogenase NAD-binding domain-containing protein — protein MNIGIIGAGTMGVGIAQVAATAGCKVVLFDVNTPQIDKALIGLEKTLQKLTEKGKISQEKATEIRNNIVKGEALQDLKDSNLVIEAIIENKDIKTRVFTELETYVSEDCIIGSNTSSISITSLGAELKKPERFIGIHFFNPAPLMPLVEVIPSLLTEKTLAEKIYNLMKEWGKMPVIAKDIPGFIVNRIARPYYGEALRIVEENIATPEQVDEAMKTLGNFKMGPFELMDLIGVDVNFAVTTTVYKDYFYDPKYKPSLLQQRMSEAKLHGRKTGKGFYDYNEGAVKQEAQKDDALYQQIFLRIISMLINEAVEAKRLGVANDEDIELAMQKGVNYPKGLLGWGQEIGYSKISETLQNLYNEYQEERYRQSPLLRKMN, from the coding sequence ATGAATATTGGAATTATTGGGGCAGGAACTATGGGTGTTGGAATTGCCCAGGTAGCTGCAACAGCAGGATGTAAGGTCGTTTTATTCGATGTTAATACTCCACAAATAGATAAAGCACTTATAGGTTTAGAGAAAACCCTTCAGAAATTAACTGAAAAAGGAAAAATTTCTCAGGAAAAAGCCACAGAGATCAGGAACAATATCGTAAAAGGTGAAGCCTTACAGGATCTAAAAGATTCCAATTTGGTTATCGAAGCGATCATTGAAAACAAAGATATCAAAACCAGAGTTTTTACAGAATTGGAGACCTATGTTTCCGAAGACTGTATTATCGGTTCCAATACATCATCTATTTCTATCACCTCTCTTGGTGCAGAACTAAAGAAACCGGAGCGTTTCATCGGAATACACTTTTTCAATCCGGCTCCGTTAATGCCTTTAGTGGAAGTAATTCCATCCTTATTAACAGAAAAAACTTTAGCGGAAAAAATATACAACCTCATGAAAGAATGGGGGAAAATGCCTGTGATTGCTAAAGATATTCCAGGGTTTATTGTCAACAGAATTGCTCGTCCATACTATGGTGAAGCATTAAGAATTGTAGAAGAGAACATTGCAACACCAGAACAGGTAGATGAAGCAATGAAGACTTTAGGAAACTTCAAAATGGGACCATTTGAATTAATGGATCTTATTGGGGTAGATGTAAACTTTGCTGTAACCACAACGGTTTATAAAGATTATTTCTATGATCCTAAATACAAGCCCTCTTTACTTCAACAGAGAATGTCTGAAGCTAAACTTCATGGCAGAAAAACAGGAAAAGGGTTTTATGATTATAATGAAGGAGCTGTAAAACAAGAAGCACAAAAAGATGATGCCCTTTATCAGCAGATCTTTTTAAGAATCATTTCAATGCTCATCAATGAAGCTGTAGAAGCAAAAAGATTAGGCGTTGCCAATGATGAAGACATTGAACTGGCGATGCAGAAAGGAGTCAATTATCCAAAAGGATTGTTAGGTTGGGGACAGGAAATCGGGTATTCAAAAATTTCTGAAACCTTGCAGAACCTTTACAACGAATATCAGGAAGAAAGGTACAGACAAAGTCCTTTGCTTCGTAAAATGAACTAG
- a CDS encoding enoyl-CoA hydratase-related protein: protein MYTQLDIESHFDGKLKIAYLNQPETMNALTKPALADLRDFVKECSEDETVRCVAISGRGRAFCSGQNLDEAFVTGKEHHDQDIIRKIVVDYYNPLVMEVTRCKKPVIALVNGPAVGAGAMLALICDFVLANNKAYFAQAFSNIGLIPDTGGTYFLPKLLGRQLANYLAFTGKKLSAEESKTHGLVAEVFTEEEFGPKSMEILERMANMPTAALKLTKKAFANSYTNTLKEQLELEGDLQQEAAETEDFIEGVNAFLEKRKPNYKGR, encoded by the coding sequence ATGTATACACAACTCGATATTGAATCGCATTTTGACGGGAAGCTTAAAATCGCCTACCTCAATCAACCTGAAACGATGAATGCGCTTACAAAGCCTGCTTTAGCTGATCTGAGAGATTTTGTTAAGGAATGCAGTGAAGACGAAACGGTAAGATGCGTTGCCATTTCCGGAAGAGGAAGAGCATTTTGTTCTGGTCAGAATCTGGATGAAGCATTCGTGACAGGAAAAGAGCACCATGATCAGGATATCATCAGAAAAATTGTGGTAGACTACTATAATCCATTGGTAATGGAGGTTACCCGTTGCAAAAAACCGGTTATTGCATTGGTAAATGGACCTGCAGTAGGAGCTGGTGCAATGTTAGCTTTAATCTGTGATTTTGTATTGGCTAACAACAAGGCTTATTTCGCTCAGGCATTTTCAAATATCGGTTTGATTCCTGATACAGGAGGAACTTATTTCTTACCGAAACTTTTAGGTAGACAGTTGGCTAATTATTTAGCGTTTACCGGTAAAAAATTATCTGCTGAAGAATCTAAAACTCACGGTCTTGTCGCTGAGGTTTTCACTGAAGAAGAATTTGGTCCAAAATCAATGGAAATCCTTGAGAGAATGGCAAACATGCCAACAGCAGCACTTAAGTTAACGAAAAAAGCCTTTGCTAATTCTTATACTAATACTTTAAAGGAGCAGTTGGAACTTGAAGGTGATCTGCAACAGGAAGCAGCAGAAACAGAAGACTTCATAGAAGGGGTAAATGCCTTCTTAGAGAAAAGAAAACCTAATTATAAAGGAAGGTAA
- the paaD gene encoding 1,2-phenylacetyl-CoA epoxidase subunit PaaD: MKNPLEILELVPDPEIPVINIVELGIVREAQITGENSCEVTITPTYSACPAMFTIEEDIMKIMKDNGWEAKVVTKMFPIWTTDWLTDEAREKLRAFGITPPEKGADEHHIGKPKKCPRCGSEHTKQISRFGSTLCKASYQCLDCLEPFDYFKCH; this comes from the coding sequence TTGAAAAATCCTTTAGAAATATTAGAACTAGTTCCCGATCCGGAAATTCCGGTAATTAATATTGTAGAGCTGGGAATTGTAAGAGAGGCACAAATCACAGGAGAAAACTCCTGTGAAGTAACGATCACTCCTACCTATTCTGCCTGCCCGGCAATGTTTACTATCGAAGAAGATATCATGAAAATCATGAAGGACAACGGATGGGAAGCTAAAGTAGTCACCAAAATGTTTCCGATATGGACAACGGATTGGCTGACAGATGAAGCGAGAGAAAAGCTCCGTGCTTTCGGAATTACACCTCCTGAAAAAGGAGCTGATGAACACCACATCGGGAAACCGAAAAAATGTCCGCGTTGTGGTTCTGAGCACACCAAACAGATCAGCAGGTTCGGGTCTACCTTGTGTAAGGCTTCTTATCAGTGCTTAGACTGTCTGGAACCTTTTGATTATTTTAAATGTCATTAA
- the paaC gene encoding 1,2-phenylacetyl-CoA epoxidase subunit PaaC, translated as MNPLYNYLLKLADDSFIMGQRLSAWCGEGPYLEEDIALTNIALDELGQANNFYVYASRVIDNGKSEDDIAFLRYEHEYLNAHWTELPNEDYAQTILKVYVFSIYQKLMYEALSDSANEELSAIAQKSLKEVRYHYTHTASWMKIFAQGTEESRQRLEKAIENIWEYTKGLFAKSEGEDDLAVLNIVPNVDDLYKEFVAITEKDFQTFGLEYPTNPFMQPKSRTGYHTEYFGFILCELQYMQRAYPGCTW; from the coding sequence ATGAACCCATTATATAATTATTTATTAAAACTAGCAGACGACAGTTTCATTATGGGACAGCGTTTATCTGCATGGTGTGGTGAAGGTCCTTATTTGGAGGAAGATATTGCATTAACAAACATTGCGTTGGATGAACTTGGTCAGGCTAATAACTTTTATGTGTATGCTTCAAGAGTGATTGACAACGGTAAAAGTGAGGATGATATTGCATTTTTAAGATATGAACACGAGTATCTAAATGCACACTGGACAGAGCTTCCTAATGAAGATTATGCACAGACGATTCTTAAAGTATATGTTTTCTCGATATACCAGAAATTGATGTATGAGGCATTATCAGATTCTGCAAATGAAGAACTTTCTGCGATTGCTCAAAAATCATTAAAAGAAGTAAGATATCATTATACTCATACGGCATCCTGGATGAAGATTTTTGCGCAGGGAACAGAAGAAAGCCGTCAGCGTTTGGAAAAAGCCATCGAAAACATCTGGGAATATACCAAAGGTCTGTTTGCTAAATCAGAAGGAGAAGATGATCTTGCTGTGTTGAATATCGTTCCTAATGTTGATGACTTGTACAAAGAGTTTGTTGCCATTACAGAAAAAGACTTCCAGACTTTCGGATTAGAATATCCAACCAATCCGTTTATGCAGCCAAAATCAAGAACCGGATATCATACAGAATACTTTGGATTTATCCTTTGTGAACTTCAGTATATGCAGAGAGCGTATCCAGGTTGTACTTGGTAA
- the paaB gene encoding 1,2-phenylacetyl-CoA epoxidase subunit PaaB, with amino-acid sequence MANLDMWEVFIQTKPGLSHKHVGIVQAPTAEMALQNARDVYTRRKEGTSVWVVPSKYIVTSEGVDKEAFFDPADDKLYRHPTFYEIPNDVKNM; translated from the coding sequence ATGGCAAATTTAGATATGTGGGAAGTGTTTATTCAGACTAAACCGGGATTATCTCACAAACATGTTGGAATTGTACAAGCACCAACAGCAGAAATGGCTTTGCAGAATGCAAGAGACGTTTATACCAGAAGAAAAGAAGGAACTTCTGTTTGGGTAGTTCCAAGTAAATATATTGTGACTTCAGAAGGAGTAGATAAAGAGGCTTTCTTTGATCCTGCTGATGACAAACTGTACCGTCATCCAACTTTCTACGAGATTCCAAACGACGTAAAAAATATGTAA
- the paaA gene encoding 1,2-phenylacetyl-CoA epoxidase subunit PaaA: protein MDLEKFVEYVHEENKVEPKDVMPDDYRKLLVRQISQHAHSEIVGMLPEANWISRAPSLRRKMALLAKVQDEAGHGLYLYSATETLGDGSIRADRDATYDDMLEGKAKYSSIFNYPTLSWADIGAIGWLVDGAAIMNQVMLMGNSYGPYSRAMVKICKEESFHQRQGYEILMALCRGTKQQKEMAQASLNRFWWPALMMFGPNDDSSPNSKISMNYRVKRESNDSLRQRFIDVTVSQAEFLGLTIPDKDLKWNEERQHYDFGELPWGEFMEILKGNGPCNKKRIETKRKAQRENSWVKEAAAAFAEKQQKEVI, encoded by the coding sequence ATGGACTTAGAAAAATTTGTTGAATACGTTCACGAAGAAAATAAAGTAGAGCCAAAAGATGTAATGCCTGATGATTACAGGAAATTATTGGTTCGTCAGATTTCACAGCATGCCCATTCTGAAATTGTAGGAATGTTACCGGAAGCCAATTGGATTTCCAGGGCTCCTTCCTTGAGAAGAAAAATGGCACTTCTGGCTAAGGTTCAGGATGAGGCAGGACACGGTTTATACCTTTATTCTGCAACAGAAACTTTAGGAGACGGAAGTATCAGAGCAGACAGAGATGCTACTTATGATGATATGCTGGAAGGAAAAGCAAAATATTCAAGTATTTTCAATTATCCTACGCTAAGCTGGGCAGATATCGGTGCTATCGGCTGGTTAGTAGATGGTGCAGCCATTATGAACCAGGTAATGTTGATGGGGAACTCTTATGGACCTTACTCAAGAGCGATGGTAAAGATCTGTAAAGAGGAGTCTTTTCATCAAAGACAAGGATATGAGATTCTAATGGCGCTTTGCCGTGGTACCAAACAACAGAAGGAAATGGCTCAGGCTTCATTAAACCGTTTCTGGTGGCCGGCTCTAATGATGTTTGGACCTAATGACGACAGCTCGCCAAACTCTAAGATCTCTATGAACTACAGGGTAAAAAGAGAAAGTAACGACAGTCTTCGTCAGAGATTTATTGATGTGACTGTTTCTCAGGCTGAATTCTTAGGACTAACGATTCCTGATAAAGACCTGAAATGGAATGAAGAAAGACAGCATTACGATTTTGGAGAGCTTCCTTGGGGTGAATTTATGGAAATATTAAAAGGAAACGGTCCTTGTAATAAGAAGCGTATTGAAACTAAGAGAAAAGCGCAAAGAGAGAATTCTTGGGTAAAAGAGGCGGCAGCTGCTTTTGCAGAGAAACAACAAAAAGAAGTAATATAA
- a CDS encoding 2Fe-2S iron-sulfur cluster-binding protein, with product MNSFYKLKTVKVQKDTSDAVSVAVEIPEELKDKFRFKQGQYLNFRMTINGNEERRSYSICNAPSEKSNTLEVLVKLLEGGKVSGYFNEHLHMDEMLEVMPPMGGFNTSYHPTNVKTYIGLAAGSGITPVLSNIKESLYQEPNSNAYLFYSNRSMDHVLRKAEIEKLVEQFNGRLKVIYLVSRQKHEDPVFEGRISPEKLDQLFERYTEIDVKEATYFICGPSEMIKGISDYLKKDKKVPAIQVLFEYFTAPDEENTEEMSDEFKAIANIESMVTVIIDDDEYSFHLNSKKESILDKALKDNLPVPFACKGGVCCTCKAEVLEGEVFMEKNYALTEDEVARGYVLTCQCHPTTNVVMLNYDV from the coding sequence ATGAATTCATTTTATAAACTTAAAACTGTAAAGGTTCAGAAGGATACTTCAGACGCTGTAAGTGTTGCAGTGGAGATTCCTGAAGAACTGAAAGACAAGTTCAGGTTCAAACAAGGGCAGTACCTTAATTTCCGAATGACAATCAACGGAAATGAAGAGAGACGTTCTTACTCTATCTGCAATGCCCCAAGCGAAAAAAGCAATACTTTGGAAGTTCTGGTAAAATTGCTTGAAGGAGGAAAAGTATCAGGATACTTCAATGAGCATCTTCATATGGATGAAATGCTGGAAGTAATGCCTCCAATGGGTGGCTTTAATACTTCTTATCACCCTACAAATGTAAAAACATACATAGGATTAGCGGCAGGAAGTGGGATCACTCCGGTTTTATCCAATATTAAAGAAAGTCTTTATCAGGAACCCAACAGTAATGCTTATCTGTTTTACAGTAACAGAAGTATGGATCATGTTTTGAGAAAAGCTGAAATAGAAAAACTGGTAGAACAGTTCAATGGAAGACTTAAAGTGATTTATTTAGTAAGTCGTCAAAAACATGAAGATCCTGTTTTTGAAGGAAGAATTTCTCCTGAGAAATTAGATCAGCTGTTTGAAAGATATACAGAGATTGATGTAAAGGAAGCAACTTACTTCATTTGTGGTCCTTCAGAAATGATTAAAGGCATCTCCGATTATTTAAAGAAAGATAAAAAAGTACCTGCTATCCAGGTCTTATTTGAATATTTCACAGCTCCTGACGAAGAAAATACGGAGGAAATGAGTGATGAATTCAAAGCGATTGCCAATATTGAAAGTATGGTAACGGTAATTATTGATGATGATGAGTATTCATTCCACCTTAATTCCAAAAAAGAGAGTATCTTAGATAAAGCATTGAAAGACAATCTTCCTGTGCCTTTTGCATGCAAAGGAGGAGTATGTTGTACGTGTAAAGCGGAAGTTTTGGAAGGAGAAGTTTTCATGGAGAAAAACTACGCACTTACCGAAGACGAAGTAGCCAGAGGTTACGTTCTTACCTGTCAATGTCACCCGACAACGAATGTGGTGATGCTTAATTATGATGTTTAA